A single genomic interval of Panthera uncia isolate 11264 chromosome A1 unlocalized genomic scaffold, Puncia_PCG_1.0 HiC_scaffold_17, whole genome shotgun sequence harbors:
- the TPPP gene encoding tubulin polymerization-promoting protein, with amino-acid sequence MATARTWWDLSEAGSGNNRAEASPQNTVQMLPAAGPPRLWGGGVHRRSGGGRGRVSVGIRGQRRGQDGHVAEAFSVGALSWPEATQGLRGGQPVVHKGCGSFKLFSKTIYICCRCPWRPTVGHKQCTPGWGRGIFCILTLDLISAVGERGKSCRTITFEQFKEALEELSKKRFKDKSSEEAVREVHRLIEGKAPIISGVTKAISSPTVSRLTDTTKFTGSHKERFDPSGKGKGKAGRVDLVDESGYVPGYKHAGTYDQKVQGGK; translated from the exons ATGGCCACGGCCCGGACGTGGTGGGACTTGTCCGAGGCAGGAAGCGGGAATAACAGAGCTGAGGCTTCCCCACAGAACACAGTCCAGATGCTGCCCGCCGCCGGTCCACCACGATTGTGGGGCGGGGGCGTCCACCGGAGGTCCGGGGGAG GCAGGGGGCGAGTGAGCGTGGGCATTCGGGGTCAGCGGCGGGGTCAGGACGGCCACGTGGCTGAGGCCTTCTCTGTGGGGGCCCTCTCCTGGCCCGAGGCCACGCAGGGCCTCCGCGGTGGGCAGCCTG TTGTTCATAAAGGATGTGGTTCCTTTAAGCTTTTTTCCAAGACAATTTATATTTGCTGCCGTTGCCCATGGCGACCGACTGTTGGGCATAAACAGTGCAcaccagggtgggggaggggcatattCTGTATTTTAACGTTAGACTTGATTTCTGCtgtgggagagag AGGGAAATCCTGCCGGACCATCACATTCGAGCAGTTCAAGGAGGCGCTTGAAGAGCTCTCCAAGAAGAGATTCAAAGACAAGAGCAGCGAGGAGGCCGTCCGCGAGGTGCACAGGCTCATCGAGGGCAAGGCCCCCATCATCTCAGGGGTGACG AAGGCCATCTCGTCGCCCACTGTGTCCCGGCTCACGGACACGACCAAGTTCACGGGCTCCCACAAGGAACGCTTCGACCCATCaggcaagggcaagggcaaggcGGGCCGTGTGGACCTGGTGGACGAGTCGGGCTACGTACCGGGCTATAAGCACGCGGGCACCTATGACCAGAAGGTGCAGGGTGGCAAGTAG